One stretch of Prunus persica cultivar Lovell chromosome G1, Prunus_persica_NCBIv2, whole genome shotgun sequence DNA includes these proteins:
- the LOC18790645 gene encoding indole-3-acetic acid-amido synthetase GH3.17 codes for MLPRMIPSYNPNDNEYGLKLLEDLTTNAYEVQQQVLEEILTKNAQTEYLSAFLNCHYDRKDFKKKVPVVNYEDVKPYIERIANGEPSDIISAQKITELLTSSGTSGGQPKMMPSTVEDLDRKTFFYNLLVPVMNKYVDGLDQGKGMYLLFIKPEISTPSGLVARPVLTSYYKSSNFRNRPFNRYNIYTSPDEIILCSDSKQSMYCQLLCGLVQRDEVMRVGAVFASAFLRAIKFLEDHWKELCSNIGSGHVSEWITDPSCRNAVSLVLSKPNPDLANLIKHEFNNKSWEGIVKRLWPRTKYIEVIVTGSMAQYIPTLEFYSGGLPLISTMYASSECYFGINFNPLSKPNDVAYTLLPNMAYFEFLPVEKHHEEVALCNGVSDQSCIKEEEKENLETVDLVDVKLGHYYELVVTTFTGLYRYRVGDILMVTGFHNKAPQFRFMHRRNVVLSIDTDKTNEEDLLNAVTQAKLLLDPLGFLLIEYTSYADTSSIPGHYVLFWELKTKEKNDFIELDTNIMEQCCSTVEESLDSVYRRCRRKDNSIGPLEIRIVKHGAFDALMDFSVSQGSSVNQYKTPRCIKSEEAIKILDSRVVGRFFSKSTPLWEPFRMETK; via the exons ATGTTGCCAAGGATGATTCCCAGCTATAATCCAAACGAcaatgaatatggtttgaagcTGTTGGAGGACCTGACAACAAATGCATATGAAGTACAGCAACAGGTGTTAGAAGAGATACTTACAAAAAATGCACAGACAGAATATCTCAGTGCCTTTCTCAATTGCCACTATGACAGGAAAGATTTCAAGAAGAAAGTTCCTGTTGTGAATTATGAAGATGTCAAGCCTTACATCGAGCGAATTGCGAATGGAGAGCCATCAGATATCATCTCAGCTCAAAAAATCACTGAGCTCCTCACAAG CTCTGGAACTTCAGGAGGGCAGCCTAAGATGATGCCTTCAACTGTTGAAGACTTGGACAGAAAGACATTCTTTTATAATCTCCTTGTGCCTGTGATGAACAA GTATGTGGATGGCTTGGACCAAGGAAAAGGAATGTACCTCTTGTTTATCAAACCAGAAATTAGTACTCCTTCTGGGTTGGTGGCAAGGCCTGTCCTAACCAGCTACTACAAGAGCAGTAACTTCCGAAACCGTCCTTTCAACCGGTACAACATCTACACAAGCCCAGATGAGATCATCTTGTGCTCAGACAGCAAGCAGAGCATGTACTGCCAGTTACTCTGTGGTTTAGTTCAGAGGGATGAAGTCATGAGGGTTGGTGCGGTTTTCGCATCCGCTTTCCTAAGGGCTATCAAATTCTTAGAGGACCACTGGAAGGAGTTGTGCTCTAACATAGGATCAGGTCATGTCAGTGAATGGATCACTGACCCCAGTTGCAGAAATGCTGTGTCCTTAGTTCTTAGCAAACCAAATCCAgatttggccaatttgattaAGCATGAGTTTAATAACAAGTCATGGGAAGGTATAGTCAAGAGGCTTTGGCCTAGAACGAAGTACATTGAGGTTATAGTCACAGGGTCTATGGCTCAATATATCCCAACTCTTGAATTCTATTCTGGTGGACTGCCTTTGATTTCAACAATGTATGCTTCCTCTGAGTGCTATTTTGGGATCAATTTCAACCCACTAAGCAAGCCAAATGATGTTGCTTACACCCTCCTTCCTAACATGGCCTACTTTGAGTTCCTACCTGTGGAGAAACACCATGAAGAGGTAGCCCTTTGCAATGGTGTTTCTGATCAAAGTTGCATAAAGGaggaggaaaaggaaaatctaGAAACAGTTGATCTAGTGGATGTGAAGCTTGGTCACTATTACGAACTTGTCGTCACAACTTTCACAG GCCTATACAGGTACAGAGTTGGTGACATTCTAATGGTGACTGGTTTCCACAACAAAGCTCCTCAGTTCAGATTTATGCACAGGAGAAATGTGGTTTTAAGCATTGACACTGACAAAACCAATGAAGAAGACCTTTTAAATGCAGTGACACAAGCAAAGCTCCTCCTGGATCCCCTTGGCTTCCTCCTGATCGAATACACAAGCTACGCAGACACTTCCTCAATCCCGGGCCATTATGTACTGTTTTGGGAGCttaaaaccaaagaaaaaaatgactTCATAGAGCTTGACACTAATATAATGGAGCAATGCTGCTCCACAGTGGAAGAATCACTGGACTCTGTGTATAGGAGGTGCAGGAGAAAGGACAATTCAATTGGCCCACTAGAGATAAGAATTGTGAAGCATGGAGCTTTTGATGCACTCATGGATTTTTCTGTGTCTCAGGGCTCTTCTGTTAACCAATACAAGACACCCAGGTGCATTAAATCTGAGGAAGCCATTAAGATTTTGGATTCGAGGGTGGTGGGAAGATTTTTCAGTAAATCAACTCCTCTCTGGGAGCCATTTAGAATGGAGACTAAataa